A region of the Peromyscus leucopus breed LL Stock chromosome X, UCI_PerLeu_2.1, whole genome shotgun sequence genome:
ttgcagacattttaattttgcttctaGAAGTATTTCAGTTTGTATCTCATAAGGGAAAAAGACACCCTATTTCATGTAGTATGTAataatcaaattcttttttttttttttttggtttttcgagacaggtaaTAATCAAATTCACAAAAACAATGTTTAACATATAATACACATACTGTTTTCTCCACTTACCAAAACAGTGATCTCTATAAAAGTTCTTTATAAAAATGGGATGAAATTATAGATTGCACTTAGTTTTTGTCTCTTTAGTCTCCTTTAATCTAGAACAGATTCtaacttttgttttatcttcattGCACTGGTATTGTTGAAAAAGCACAGACTGAATGATTTAGTGATTGAACTTCAATTTGTATTTGATTGAGGTTGTTTGTGGTGATATGTTTATGGAGTGTTTTTCTGAAGAAGAACTTTCTGATGAGCCCTGAATAAAGAAGGAGTCAGTGACAAAATGatctagagaaaataattccaggcagagggaacagcaaaTAATAAAGGTCCTCAGATGGGAACAAACTTGTTTGTGGGAAAGTCTCAAAGTGAAGGACAAGAGTAGGTATGAGATGCAGCAAGCTCATTAGACACGATTCAGAGTGGAAAGGACCACATCAGCTTGAAAGGTACAATGCTGAGCCACTGAGGAGTGCAAGCAATTTGATGTTATGGTATGAATTTTCAcggaaaattcatttttattttccaaaacttcatttaattttaataaaactttcaaTTCTTTGTGATACAAGCAAGTTACTTGTCACAGCTGTAAGAACCCACCTCCTCATATCTATTCTCCAGAAGAAACTAATTAGAACAGATTTGCTAAGCTAAATAATATACTTTTAAAGTTAATTCAGAAGTTTTCAGAGTATTGCTTCTTTATGAAAAGAGATTAGTTCAATATTACCTTCATCCTCCACAATAGGGAGAAACCTCCCACTGTACCACTGTCCAAGCACAATTATCTCAAATTTTATTAGATCACTACTTAGAGTGTATATTATTGTGAATATGCACATTCTATAGCTGAATTACATAGCATATTatgattgcttttgttttcttacatgCTTGTTTTTAATGGAGATGATAacagtcttgtttgtttgtttacttttatgcACATAGTAGTAGCTCATCTCCAACCCGTTCCTTAATTGACTAAACATTTACCAAATATGTGAAGAAGCATACTTAGACTCTCCTATCAATTTTATCTTCTTGGAAACATCCTTTGAGACTGTTTCAATCTATTCCAATTATTCTCTAAATCCataaaactctttcttctctgatATCCCTACTAATTACAGAGGTATTTCACCATTATCTTCTAATATTGTTAGAGAAgttagaaaaattttaagatgcCTGACGCCATGATTGCTCTTAGAATGTTTTTCTCTAGAacctattattttctttgttttgctattAGTATACAACATCCCATTAATATTACTTTGTGCATAATTAGTGCCTCTTGGTATGTTGAAcactctgtggacactgcattttaaaaatcgCTGTCAATTCTGGCAATTTTTATTGAAttacttaaggtttttttttctctgattttttttattgttttctagaCTTCATGTAATTCTTATGTGAAACTTCTCTCACTGATACTGTAACTTGCTGgctattttttttgtatgtatgtatgtatgtatgcatgtatgtatgtatgtatgtatgtgtgtaagatgtatgtatgtatttatttgcttttgaaaccagaagatttattttatgactgACTGAAATTCCTCAAGATGAACTGGATGCTGCAACAGCTGTCCTCTTGGGTTTAGGTGTTGTCCCTTCATGGAATCCATGTCTGAATCTTCGATAGACAATTTTCAGGTGCCTCATCCGCCCAGTCCCAGTAGTGTTTCGTCTCTTAGCCTTGGCACTCCAGTTATACTTTCTCTTGCGCTTGGCCACGTAGCCACACTTGCCACAGGTCGACTTCTTAAGGTGGTAGGCCTTAGAGCCACAGCGGCAGCAAAGCGTGTGCATCTTATTGCGACGCTTTCCAAAGGATGACCTTCCTTTCCTCATCTTGCTTCTGCTGCGGAGGCCAAAGAGACCGGAAGCGCTGGctatatttttttgaggcagggtctcattctatagtccagactggtctcaaagttataatcctcctgctttaaGCCTTCCAAGCACTAGGAtgactggtgtgtgccaccaggccatGCCTACTTTTGTCCTTTCCCCCCCATTTATTAGTCTGCCTGTTTGCTCTACTTCTGAAAATATCtctcagcttttttgtttgttttttgagacggggtttccctgtgtagctttggagcctttcctggaactcactctgtagcccaggctggcctcaaactcacagaaatctccctgcctctgcctcccgagtgctgggattaaaggcgtgcgccgccaccgcccgacAATATTTCTCAGCTTTATCTTCCAAATTTTCTGCAATGCTGATGTATAATTCTGACGGTATCCAAAGTGAAGACTCCATTGTTTAAGGGCGTGTTACCCAGCAAGGTTTTCCTCACTTCAGATGCCAGTCACAAGGTCCTAAACATCTGCAGGATATTCAACCTTTGGACCAACTGACTACACATTTGGGATTTTCAACAATGCCCTCAGGCTTGAAAATTCTCTAGAATAACTCATGTGAGTAGTAGGTATATAGTAGCAATTTTATTACAAAAGAGTTCTATAAAACCAATTCAATCACAactaacaaaatgaaaagacCTATATAGGATGAGGTCTGGAACAGTATTGTGGAATTTTTCCCATAAAATCTGAATGCATCATCCTTTGAAACAATAATGTTCATCAACTAGTTGGCTTGCCCAAACTAAAGTTTTTATTGGGGTTTGTTTACATCGGCCTGGttgataaaaatatatgattGAACCCAGTGTCCAATTCCAACCCCCCTTTTTACCTTGAGGAAGGTTAGTTTGGGCTGATATCATCTAATTCAAAGCCTTAACCCTTTAATCATGCTGTTTGGTATTTTGAGGCCAGATTTCATCCTGAAATAATAATCCAAGGGCTCACCATAAgtcactgctttgataaaagttcAAAGGTCATTCTAGAGGCTTAACATGAAGAACAAAGAATTGTCTGTCATAAAAAATGTCAAAGGTTTAGAAAATGTTCCAGGAACCTGAGACAAAAccgtaattatttttattatagaacAAATTATAGTAGGGATTTCATGAACAGGAATTTTAAGAacaattttgttttctgaggtttTTAATAACACGTTGTTTTTGTTTGATAGATGCAATATATTCACTCATCTCTTTGAGGATAATGGTGGGGTCATTAATGTTGATCTGATTCTTTTTTCCcgtgtttttcattttaagtgtttggttggtttgttagTTTAGGGACTGCTTTCATATAAATTacaatcatttatattttatgtttatgaatagGTTCCTAAAACCCTAGTTAGAAAGACAAACTACTTAATACTTGAGGCTGGGAGTGTGttcactttctattgctgtgtagcaAGTTACCACAGACTTAGTGACTTGAACTACATACACATGAATTCCTGACAGCAATTATGAATCTGTTGATGTGTATTGTTCAAGTCACTAAGTCTGTGGTAACTTAATACACATCAACAGATTCATAATTGCTGTCAGGAATTCATGTGTATGTAGTTGAATCTTCTGCTCAGCTCCATAAAATTCAGTGTATGTGCTAGGATGCAATCATATTTGGAGTTTAGAATGGGGAAAGAATTTGCTTCCAAGGTCATTCAGGTTGCTGCAGAATTTATTTTCCTATGACTGAGGTCTTGACATTGTGTTGCCTGGTGACTGGGCCAGTCAATGTTTCGTAAGGCTTCTGGCAGTCCTTTGTCATGGAGGCTTCTCCAGCATTACCTCTAATTTTCCCAAATCCATAAACTAAGATCCTGGCTTTATTCTGCCAAGGCAGATCCTTCTGTAATGTTCAGTTAACAATTCTGTCTCTTCTGCTGTCTTAGAAACAAGGCAGATAATCCCACCTGCATTAAAGAGACTTATTTGATCTTTTTCAGTTCTAAGACAGAATTGTGTTATATACCCCAGTCTGGCCTTACACTCATGGTCCTCTgtatttcagcttcccaagtgttgggattacaggtgtgtgtcaccacatcctGCTGAAATCAACATGCTTTGTTTTGTCTAGAGTTTACCACATTCCCAAAGTAGAATTTGCCAACACTCTGCTTAGAGTTTGCAGTTCTCTAAGAACCAAATGAAGTAAAGTACTAAGAGCctcattaataaatattaaaacttaattttcctGGTGTAGAGATAGATATCTTTATTGTGCTCAGTTTTTTCCCAGTCCACAGACCTGTTCTTTTACTCACTCTGGGGCAGTGCTTCTCAATCTTCCttatgctgcaaccctttaatccagtttctcatgctgtggtaacccctccaaccataaaattatttttgttgttacttcataactgtaattttgctactgttatgactctaattttgcttctgttatgaatcataatgtaaatacctgtgtctTCCAATgatcttaggcgacccctgtgggTCGTTTGACCtccaggggtcatgacccacaggttaagaaccactgctctagagactaACTCTCACAACCCATAGGGTTTGTAGCACAAACAATCAACATTTTCAGCACACTTGTACACTTTCTGTGCTACAATTGATGTCACCAAAAGAGCAAATATAATACCGCTAGGATCATGTTATTACTATAGGGACACCCTAACTTTAAGCAATAGCCACTCCCAACAATAACAGCTACAACAGGTCTCATTTATGGAATCTTTACTGCAAGACTAGTTCCACATTAAGGGATATCTATAtgttcttttgtttaattttcttaatagtCCTGTGAAGTAGATATATTCATTACCATAGAATCCTTTAAGTGGATTCTTTCCAAGTCAATCAAGGTATAAGGAAGATTGTGTCAGTACAAAATGGGGCTCTAGAAGAGCCAGGTGTGTACAGTACATCAGCTGCTCCTATTActattttttgttgctatttccaCAATTTTGGAGAGATGTATCACCTCTTTGGTCACACTACCTCTCAATCCTTTAAAGTATCTCTTCCTATTCTTGCCTCCAGATCCTAAAGGCCCTCTACTGTGCTTTATTATCTCCTAGAATGCTCATCTTTCTTCCCGTTGCAGCCTTATAACTTGCTTGTAGGAGAAATGGAAGTTCCAGGTGGAAATCAAAAAATATGACACTACCTGTAGTCTTTCTGTAGAATTTCAGGAATGGAGGGTATGAGACTGGAAATGGCTTGATTGTTCACTTGAATACAGCCTAGAAAGGACAAACAAGAAGAGCAAAGACCTCAATGCAATTTGACACTTTTCCTTGAAGAGCAGAAGAGTAAGCAGAAATGAGAGTAGATATTATAGTATGTGTTATCTTCACGCATTACAAATTGTGTAGGAGAAAGTGTAGAAGGATATCTTAGTCAGCCGAGGCTGTCATAACAAAGCACCACAGAGTAGGATGCTGAAACAACAGGCAGTTATTCCTCACAGTCTTGAAGGATGGGAGTTTGAAGTAAGGATGGAAGGATGCTCAGGTTCTAgaaatggctctctctctctttttgtacTGTGTTCTTTCAAGGTAGGTGGGGGTGGCATTAGCCAGCTctctagtgtctttttttttttttttttgataaggcCATCGACTCTATTGTAAAAGTTTCACCTTCATGATAACCTCTCTCAGAGGCTCCAATCTCTAAGTTGCATCATGTTAGTTTGGGGTCATGGGGGTTAAATTTCAGCATGTGAATTTTGTGAAATTCAATTCAGCACCTATGAGAGTGAATTAAGCTCTGGGTTTCCAGGTCCTCACTGAGTATTCTCTTGAGTATACTTCAGTTGAGAATATAGGCGGACACTGACAACCAAATCAGTCAGCAAATCGAGGAGAGCTTTCCACGGGCTGTGTTTCCTCCGTGCCATTAACCATAGCAGCACCTGTAGAGCTCATAGTCTTTGCTTCTAACCCTTTTGTTCTGATGAGTCCTGAATAGATTTTCACTCCTCTGTAAATCTCTTTTGTGTTATATTAAGCTTCATTAAGACATACTTCTGAtacaatggtttaaaaaaaaaagattgactgACTATATACTAAAACATCATTGACTTTCCTCCCCtgagaaattctttttttgtttgactaGTGAAGGGGGTGAGGGTAAATCAGAGAACAGAGTTAATAAAAGTGATTCACCTTCTCTAGAGACAAGAATGATGAGTGAAGATTTTATAGTCTTGACAACATCGAATGTGTGTTCTCTCTTGTCCATGGAAACAAAATCGTGTAAATGAAACTGAAGAAATCAACttattctttcctctctccttgactCCTACTTCTAAAGTTATCTTAAgggctactattttttttttcttagtgccAAGAATGAACATGATAAAAGACAAAAGAGGATAAACAAGTGGCTAAGTAACTTTGATTCTGGTTGTTGTAGTTCTGGTTATAGTTATAGAACCTTCTATTATTTCTCTAGGCAACTTCAGAATAAAATTCATATAGTTACTCATTATGAGCCAAGATGTTTGTGCCCCAGATTCATAGGTTTGTATGCAAGCAACTCTATCTTGTTGTTTGGACAGGAGGTGGAGAATTTTTCTAGGTGGCCAACTCTAAagatattggtttttcaagaaaaggtttctctgtttagtctttgctatcttggaactcactgtgtagaccaggctggtctcgaactcagagatctgcctccctctgccttctgagtgctgggattaaaggcatgcaccatcacagccTGGCacctgtggttaactagtggctggctttgccctctgatcttcaggcaagatttatttgttagagcacaaacaaaatatcaccacacaccaaATTTTATTAAGCATGCGCTGTGTATCTGAGGAGGAAAGTATCTAAGATGTGTTTCCTGCCTTTAATGCACTTGCAGTTCCACACATACCTCTCTTGGTTCACAGCTACATACCAATTGAAGAGGTATAGTAGGATAAGTATGATGATTAGGTACCTTGAAAAAGTGCTactctggaggaaaaaaatggtACTTCTTTGCTCCTAGGAAACTGGAGATACATTTTGCTGtgagatatctttctgtatgttgtgaatatatgttgctctgattggttgataaataaagctgcactggcctatggcagggcaggatggagccaggtgggaaaatccaagagaggtagtgagaggagaaaggagagtggggggagaCACCAAACTGCCATCCAAGGAGctatgtaatgggatgcaggtaaagccacggaacacatagCGATatattaatagttatgggttgagttaagttataagagctagctagtaagaagactgagccatataatttgcaatcaatattaagcctctgaatgattattttataagtggctgtgggaccagagaaacatgggagtgcagggccaggtgggaccagagaaacttccctcTACAATGTTTAGAATGGGGGTAATAGTTAAGACATCCTTTAAAGATGGTGGAGAAtccgggcatggtgacacaggtcttgactcccagcactcaggaggcagaggcaggcagatctctgtgagtctgagaccagcctcatctacatagcaagttccagaactgcCAGGGCTATatatagcaagactttgtctcaaaaaacatgatggggaagaagagaaaagtcaTCTAGGCCTAAATAATTGCATAAATTGTATGCATAAAGATACAAATACATCAAAAAAGCATAGCGTGTTCATAATCTACAAGAAATTCAGTTTGATTGAATCAAGGTCAGGTGATTTCTCTAGAATGAGAAGTTTGAGTTATTATGaagggctttctttttttcttcttctttttttcttgtttgtttttcgagacagggtttctctgtatagttttggtgccttccctggatctcattctgtagaccaggctggcctcgaactcacagagatctgcctggctctgcctcccgagtgctgggattaaaggcgtgtgccgccgccgccgccgccgccgccgccgccgccgccgcccgtaTTGAAGGGCTTTCTTATATCATGCTGAAGTACTTGGATTTAGCATTGAACACTCTTGGGAAGGAGTACAACATAGAATTACTGGCAGTTTCTAAAGTTCACTCAAGAAACTATAGGGAGGACAATTTAACAGGAGGCAAAAATGGATTCAAAGATACTGAAAGTAGTTCTCAAACTCCATGGAAAAAGTGATAAAGTTTCAAACAAAGGCAATGACAGTGGAAACAATGAAGAGGGATATGATTAAGTGGCAGTTCTGAAGAAGCTACAATAGGATATTGTGACCAGTTGAACATATTCACTGTGAAGAAGAATAGGTTTTATGTGACTCTAAGTTTCCTTCTTTAGGTGACGATGTCATTAATAAAAATCAGTTGGAACAATATGGAATATATGGGTCCAGAGTAGAAGTGTGATGTATAGGTGGGAGACAAGATTTTATGCTTCATCATTGTGTATCTGGAACCATGGTAGTAAAGAAGACTTTCATAAGATTTTGCAGAATGACATGAAAAAAGTCTTATAAATGTCCTATGGAAACAGGTTCATTGAAGGGATAGGCACaataacagaaatcaataaaatagaagaatgAATATTCAGCAAGCTAGGAAGAAACCTTAGTGAGATGGAAGGTCTGAACCACATTGTCAAAAAATGACATGAGCAGAGTCCACCAGATTCCTTATACTGGGTATTAGAGACTCTAGAGAATATTCAGTAGAATGATGGCAGGAGAATCCTACTCCAAATTGGATGAGaaacaaattagagaaaaaaattgggATCAGTGAGTTCAAACTActcttatttttactttgaagTGTAGATCCATAAACAATCCAATAATAATGAACTTTGACCTTTGTACCTCATGTACACTGATACAGATACCtagattgatttttatttgtacCTAATGTACAGTAACTCTCTATGTATTATTGTTTGGTTTATATAGCATATCTGAGTAAACATACCTATATGAAAATGTACTTTTGAGAGGGTGATGGTTGATTACAGTTTGGAAGATCCTTTCTGAACAGTAAGTTTTGCATACATACTGAAATCTTTGGTTCTAGAAGCTTATACATGACTCAAAGTAGCCCTATTCCCCAGTTTGAGAAGAATGCTAGTATTTAGGGCATTCATTTCTCATAGAAGCATTTGCATTTCCCCACACTACATTACTTACCCCATGTACTTTCATTGGTAAGGAGATTATAAGTCAAGGATGAGGATAAGGAGCACACCTGAGCCCATCTTCATTCCTCAAGGAAGTATGAaaactaaaatccaaaatctaCACAGGCTAACTCTCAGGCAGTGGTCCTCAACGTTTTTTCCACTGTGACCTGTGGACACATGTCTGACTTGTACAGTCAGTAACCAATTTACTGCAAGTACCTCAGGAAATCATAATGATGACTACTTTTATTAAATAGCCAGATACTGTCTTCAACAGATTCATCACTCTGCCTCCAGGATTCAGGGGTAGAAAGTGAGTCAGAGGAGTAAGAGGGATGTTTCAGATTTCAGATGTTCCCCAAAAGGCCTCTGCTATATGTATTTGTCTCCCAGTTTGGTACTGTGGTTGGGAGGTGGTAGATCCTTTCAGGGGTAGGGCCTAGAAGGGGTCTTTGGGGTAGGTGGAGGCATGCCCTTGAAGGGGAATATATGATCCTgcccattcatttttctcttttgttcctcgACCACGAGGAGAGCAGTTTTGCTTTATCATACGCTCCTTCCACAATACTGCCTatcttaatttgctttctatttccaTGATAAAACATTGGCCAAAAGAACTTGGAGTGGAAAGTTTTTGACTTACACTTTATAGTCCATTATCTAGAGCAGGCGCTaagggtaggaactgaagcagaaaccctggaggaatgctgcttactggcttgctctccatggcttcctcTGCTAACTTTCATATATAACCCAAGACTACTTGACCAAGGATGGCACTGCCTGCGTTGGGCTGGGCCTTCCAACATCAGTCAACAAtccagaaaatgcccccacagactcagctccaggccagtctgatagaggcaattccttAGTTGAGATTCCCTCTCCTGGGGaagtctgtgtttgtgtcttgtTGACAAAACCAGTAAACCATAGCACTGCCTTAGTTCAGTTCCAAGGCACTATGGTCAACCAACCACAGACTGAATCTTCCAAAtggtgagtcaaaataaatcttctctattttatttattttctgttttattcttggagaatttcatacatgtatacagtctCAGTTATACCCACCTCATATCTCTCTCTTCCATACCCCTGGATCCCTGCAACACATCTTCCTTCCAAATTCACATcctcttttttaaagatgattatctcaggtatttgttacagagacagaaagatgactAACACATTTAGTCACTTGCTTTGATATTCTTTCTACTCTTTCAAGAATTGGGGTGGTAAAATAAGAGAGAAAGTAAAAGCGACAGGCACATAGCTCTTTTCAATTTCATTCTTACCTAAAGCCTGTCTTCTCTCCAAGGAAATACACTATGTGTCTGGCCATAGGTTGGGGGCCATCAGGATAGGAAATGAAAATGACATGTTCCTAATTTTTATGTGCTTATGGAATATTTATCTAGACATGcagaaaagcaaagaataaatgCAGTTTTTAATGCACTAATAAATGCCTGGGTCCTAAAGCTTAGAACCTGAAGTTTATTTAATATGGGGAGCTTGCTAAAGATATGTATCCTTATAGCTAGATCCATAAACACAATTTTATGCATTACATAACTGAAATGATATATATTTGTCACAAAATAAGCATGAAATAAGGCTATTGTAATAATTAAGCCAAATGAACTATCAAGTTACATTCGTAAGACATGGGTTTTAAATGCTGATACTTCAAGAGAAACTGGCTTAAATTGGAGTGTGATAAAAATAGATGAACATTTTATGGAAATTCTGAATAGAGCTTTTGACACCTACAAGGACTTTAGAGACTGATACATAGGTTCTTTATCATGATTATACTCACTTTAAAGCACACagttctttattaatttatttagtggTATCAGCACTGCTCTGGatacaataaagaagaaaatgctaagACAATTATACATTTGTGGCTACAGAGTGTAGACACTTTTTAACCCCCAAACACTTGGCCTTTAATTTCTATACAACCTATTTTCTCAATACAAGCTAAGAGAAGCAATAATAGCTTCTATAATTAACAAGCCTAGGATCTCAGTGATTTGACAGAATAAAGATATGTTGTCTGCTCACCTGACAGTCAATGTGGTCAGTGAGGAAAATATCCTCTGATCCTTGCAATCATTCAGACATCCAGTTTCTATTATTTTGTGGTATCACCATCTTCCACATTTATCCACATGTGACTTCTTGCATATCCAAAAAGACAATGAAGCAGTTTGTGGGATATATATCAATATTGTTCCACCAATATCTCTCAGTAGGAAGTGGCTAAGTAAGAGATGTGTTTTTCCCATGAAGATTTAAAAACTGtcagtgtttttaaaagattaaaaatcctCTATGAGATTAGCACAGAAATATCTACAGAGTATTTTAATCATTGGATAGAAACAATTTGAGGATGATGCATTAAATATAATGATGCATACAACATGAtataaaattatagtaaaatattttaaaataaaattatgtcccATGTTTCCTATGAGTACATAATCTGTGTATTTATGAACACATACTGGAAAAGGTCTAGAAGAATAAAGCTAAATTCTCTTCACATTGTTAACAGTCTCTGTGTGAATTACCATCTActtcaagaagcttctctgatgagggttgagtgatgcTCTGACTTATGGGCATAGCaacatgtcattaggagtcattttgttgatATGTTCATTTGacataataatagtaataggatTTCCCCTAGGGCCCATGGCCTATCTAGCCTCAGGTTCTTAGCAACTTTAGCGGTGTTAGGTATGGATGTGTTCCTTCTCATGGtgtgagccttaaatccaattaaaaatggatatTTGCTCCCATAATACTTGTGCCACTATTTCACCAGTGTACCTTGCAGGTAGGTCTCTATCATAGGTTGCAGGGTTTGTAGTTGGGTGAAATCTATGatcacttttctcctctggtagtgtgcaaAGTACCTTCCAACACTATGAAtactagtcagtagggatgaagcttctaaTTGGgtatcagcttgatttcttcatatttgatgataaaaataaataaacggttcttcagcaatggggacttaCTGTGAGACAGTGGAGAGTGACTAATAGCATTGGAAATAACTTATAATGTTTGAGGAGGTCTATGAAACCCCTTTGGCAAATGACTGAACAAGGTGTAAACCATTCCTGATATTGACGGGTAGTTACTTGGTAGGTATCACCATCCCAAATTTCAAGCTatactacagagttatagtaacaaaaacatcaTGGTATTGACCTTGAAAACtaacatgtggatcaatggaattgaattgaagatctggacataagtccacacacctatagGTACcttaattttgacaaagaagccagaattgcacactggaaaagaagacagcatcttcaacaaatggtgctggtcagacTGAATAGCTGCATGTAGGAGAATGTCAATAGATCCATAACCATCGCCCTGCATAAAACAAACCCTCAAagggatcaaggacctcaacataatgCCAAATATCCTGAATCAGATAGAATACAAGGTGAGGGATAGTCTTGAGCTTGTTGGTacaagaaaagactttctgaaccgGGCACttatagcacaggcactaagaaaaacaattaataaatgggacttcatgaaactgaaaagctcctgTATGGTAAAGGACACTGTAATTAGGACAAAGCAtcgggctacagaatgagaaaatatctttACCAACTAAACATTCAATATagggttaatatctaaaatatataaagaatttttaatggatactaagaaaacaaataacccaactaAAAACAGtttacagaactaaacagagcattctcaaaaga
Encoded here:
- the LOC114710008 gene encoding 60S ribosomal protein L37-like, with product MRKGRSSFGKRRNKMHTLCCRCGSKAYHLKKSTCGKCGYVAKRKRKYNWSAKAKRRNTTGTGRMRHLKIVYRRFRHGFHEGTTPKPKRTAVAASSSS